The segment GTCCTACTGTTTGTCTGGCGTGCACAAAAATTGGTGCATAATCCGTGCAATGCGACAAAACTCGAAAAAAGGGATTGACAATTCTCTGTTTTGGGTGTATTCTCGTGTCGTCAAGTGGATACATTATCACAGATTAGATATAAAAATTAAAAAAGACGCTGCCGAGATGCCCGGAATTCTAAGGTTCCGGGCAGATCCTTCCAGAACAAAGAAGGGCTGTGAGGGCACAGCACGGCGGCAAAGACTCTGCACAACGAGGTGCAGCTGGGGTGTTCCGAAAGTCAGGGCTGTTATGCTCTGATGAAATGGATACATTATATTTCATTAAAGGAGGACCCCCGGTATGTCAGCAGCAACTATCACCCTACTCTTTCTTCTCTTCGCGGTTGTCATGTTCGTGTTTGAGAAGATCCCCCTCGGCGTAACGTCCATGATCGTCTGTATCGGTCTGGTCGTCACCGGCGTGCTGGACATCAAGACTGCTTTTGCAGGCTTCATCGACAGCAACGTCATCCTCTTTGTCGCCATGTTCATTGTCGGCGGTGCACTGTTTGAAACAGGCATGGCCAACAAGATCGGCGGCATTGTTACCCACTTTGCCAGATCCGAGCGCAGCCTCATCGTGGCCATCATGGTCATCGTTGGCCTGATGAGCGGCGTGCTCTCCAACACCGGCACCGCCGCCGTCCTGATCCCCGTGGTCATCGGCATTGCGGCAAAGTCCGGCTATGCCCGCTCCAAGCTGCTGATGCCGCTGGTATTTGCAGCGGCCATGGGCGGCAACCTTTCCCTCATCGGCGCACCGGGCAACCTTATCGCCCAGAGCGCTCTGGGTGAGATCGGGATGTCCTTCGGCTTCTTCGAGTACGCCATCGTGGGCCTGCCCATCCTCGCCGTCGGCATCCTCTTCTACGCCACCCTTGGCATGAAGCTGCTGCCCAACCATCCCGTCTCCGATGATGACTCCTTCGGCGGCGAGCAGGACTTCAGCAATGTTCCCAAGTGGAAACAGGTGCTCTCCTTCGTCATCCTCGTGCTCACCCTGCTGGGCATGATCTTTGAAAAGCAGATCGGCATCAAGCTCAACATCATCGGCTGTATCGGTGCGCTGGCTCTGATCCTCACCGGTGTCATCTCCGAGAAAGATGCCCTGAAGTCCATCGACCTCAAGACCATCTTCCTCTTCGGTGGTACGCTGTCTCTGGCCTCTGCGCTGGATAAGACCGGGGCAGGCGCAGAGATCGCAAACATCGTCATTGGTGCTCTGGGCAAGAATCCCTCTCCCTACGTCCTGACTCTGGTGGTCTTCCTGCTCTGCTGCGTCATGACCAACTTCATGTCCAACACCGCAACCACCGCTCTGATGGTTCCCATCTGCCTGAGCATCGCACAGGGCATGGGTGCCGACCCCCGCGCAGTCCTGATGGCTTGTGTCATCGGCGGCTCCTGCGCTTACGCAACGCCCATCGGTATGCCCGCCAACACCATGGTGGTTTCCGCCGGCGGTTACACCTTCAAGGATTATGCCAAGGCTGGCCTGCCCCTCATCCTCATCGCAACCGTCGTCAGCATGGTGATCCTTCCCATCGCATTTCCGTTCTTCCCGCAGTAAAGCGGACAGGAACGTTGAATATGAGTGAACCAACGCGCAAAATGTACCAAAGCTAAGGAGGCATTGGAATGAACAAACAGGAACAGGTGCAGCAGATGACGACCTATATGGCCAACTTTGTGAGCCATATCGCCAAGGTGCTGCCGGACGACATCATCAAAAAGCTGGATGAGCTGGGCGCACAGGAGGATGCTCCTCTGTCCAAGGTCATCTACGAGACCATGAAGCGCAACCAGAAGCTGGCCAAGGAGCTGAACCGCCCCAGCTGCCAAGACACCGGTGTGCTGCAGTTCTGGGTAAAGTGCGGCGTGGACTTCCCCCTCATCGGCGAGGTGGAGGGTCTGCTGAAGGAGGCTGTGGTCAAGTCTACCTTTGAAGCACCTCTGCGCCACAACAGTGTTGAGACCTTCGATGAGTTCAACACCGGTTTGAACGTGGGCAAGGGCACTCCCACCGTGTGGTGGGATATCATCCCGAACAGCGACAAGTGCGAGATCTACGCTTATATGGCAGGCGGCGGCTGCACCCTGCCGGGCAAGGCCATGGTTCTGATGCCCGGTGCAGGTTACGAAGGTGTGACCAAGTTCGTCATGGATGTCATGACCAGCTACGGCATCAATGCCTGCCCTCCGCTGCTGGTGGGCGTGGGCGTTGCCACCTCTGTTGAGACCGCCGCTCTGCTGTCCAAGAAGGCTCTGATGCGTCCTCTGGGCAGCCACAATGAGAACGAGCGCGCAGCCTATATGGAGAAGCTGCTGGAGGACGGCATCAACTCCATCGGCCTTGGTCCTCAGGGCATGGGCGGCAAGTACTCCGTCATGGGCGTGCACATCGAGAACACCGCCCGCCATCCTTCTGCCATTGGCGTTGCCGTCAACGTGGGCTGCTGGAGCCATCGCCGCGGCCACATCATTTTTGATAAAGACCTGAACTACACCATTGATACTCATTCGGGGGTGACTTTGTAATGCTGACCATCAAAGACGGAAAGAAAATTCTCACGACTCCGGTTTCCGCAGAGGACCTGAAGGACATCCATATCGGTGATGTCGTTTACCTGAACGGCGACCTGACCACCTGCCGTGATGTGGCGCACCGCCGCCTCGTGGAAGAGGGTCGCCCGCTGCCTGTGGACGTCAAGGACGCTGCCATCTTCCACGCCGGCCCCATCATTCGCCCTCTGGAGGACGACAAATTCGAGATGGTGTCTGTGGGCCCCACCACCTCCATGCGTATGGAAAAGTTCGAGTATGAGTTCGTGCAGAAGTCCGGTGTCCGCGTCATCGTGGGCAAGGGCGGCATGGGCCCCAACACCGAGCGCGCCTGCAAGGAGTTCGGTGCCATCCACTGTGTTTTCCCTGCCGGTAACGCCGTTGTGGCTGCCACCGAGGTGGAGGAGATCGTCGAGGCCCAGTGGCGTGACCTCGGTATGCCGGAAACTCTGTGGCACTGCCACGTTAACGAGTTTGGCCCCCTGATCGTTTCCATCGACGCTGAGGGTCGCAACCTGTTCGAAGAGAACAAGGTCATCTTCAATCAGCGCAAGGATAAGGCCGTCGAGGAAATTTGCAAGCACGTTGGCTTCATCAAATAAGATCCAACTGCGAAGCCAGCGTTGCCTATACCCTGCGGAGAGCAACCATCCATCAAAAGATTCTTCTCCTAAAATGAACTCACTATCACGTTAATTCTAACAACCATATTTGCTTTCACAGATCCAACAGACTTCTTATCATTTACTCCTATCTTCATTACCCTGTTTATCCTGCTTCTCCGCAAAACACCCCGGATGCTGTCTGCCATATCAGCATCCTGGGTGTTGCTATTTGCGGTCAAATATGTGCACGAAAAAAATGCAGACAAAGAAGATCTTGACCGTTCTTTTTGTTCTGCACACCTTTGCCACTGCTTTGCATCTGCAAGGTGGAAGTAATCCACAGGAGGACAACCCAAATGAGCCCATTGGAGATCACACTGGTCATCCTGCTTGTAACGATCATCGCCTTTGTATCCGGTAAAGTCCCGTTCTCGGTCATTTCTACCGGCATCATTCTGGCGCTGATCCTCACCGGCATCAAGACCCCTGCCGAGGCCTTTGGCGGCTTCATCAACACGAACGTGGTCATGTTCGTAGCCATGTTCGTCATCGGTGCAGGGCTGACCAAAACGCCCCTGATTGACAAAGCCCAGAGTCTGGTCATCCGCTACAAGGACAATATGCGGATGCTGATTTTTCTTTCCTGCGTGGCAGGTGCGTTTCTGGGCGCCATCACCAGTGCCACCGCAACTGCCGCTATCATGATCCCGCTGCTGGTAGGCATTGCGAACGACATCGGCGTGAGCCGCAGCAAGCTGCTGTATCCTTCTATGGCCTGTGCCAACATTGCCACCCAGATGACCTTTCTCGGTCAGGGTGCTTCCAACATGGCATGGAACGATGTCATGATGCAGGCCGGCGCACCGACACCGCTGCACATCTGGGATTTCACCATTGCGCGCATCCCGATGCTGACCATCGCCATCCTGTACATGACCTTTGTTGGCTATAAGCTGATGCCGGATATTCCCAACGAGCAGTTTTCAGATGCAGCACATACGGCTTCTGAGAGCGAAAAACTCAGCCCCTTCAAGCGCAAACTGGCTGTCCTGATTGTTCTGGTCTCCATTGCAATGATGCTGCTGGAAAATGTCATTGGTGTCAAGATGTATCTCACTTCCTGCATCGGCGCTGCCGCTCTGGTGCTGACGGGTGTGCTGACCGAGAGGGAAGCCCTCAACTCCATCCATCAGCCGACCATTTTCCTGTTTGCCGGTGTGCTGGCTCTGTCGGACGCCATCCAGACCACCGGTGCAGGCGATGTGGTGGCAGACTGGATGATCCGCCTGCTGGGCGATACTACCAATCCGTACATCATTATGCTGGTGTTCTTCCTTGTTCCCTTCATTCTGACACAGGTCATGTCCAATCTGGCTACCCTGACCATCTTCATCCCACTGGTCACTTCCGCCTGTATCCGCATGGGCGTAGACCCCCGTGCTGCCGTGGTCGGCGTGATCACAGCCAGCTGTGTGTCCATCATGACCCCCATGGCAGCTCCCTGCCAGATCATGATCATCGAGCCGGGCGGATACACCTTGAAGGATTATCTCAAGTGTGGTACCCCGCTGGCGCTCATCCTCATTGTCGTGTCCGTATTTTTCCTGCCGACACTTTATCCTTTTGCCTGATTCTATTTTCCCACCGCAGTAGTATCCGCAAACTGCATATCATAAATATGCCGTTCTGTTCGGCGCTATTTTTGAAAACCGCAATAAAAGCAGCAGAAGTTTTTGAGCATCTCATAATTCTGTCAAGAGGGCCGGCACCGTCCGGCCCTCTCTCTTTTTGCCAAAGTTTCCCTTGTGTTTTCTTGCAAGCTGCCGAAATCAGCGTGTTTTCAAAAGTTCGCGTTTGCGAAGCGTAGCGCAGCAATGAAAGCCCCAGTGGGGCTTTTAAGCGACAGAACGGTCTTGCGTAGCAAGATGGAGGGGCCTTGCCCCGACAAGTTCACGTTGACATGGCTCGATTTTTGTGGTAACCTATTCCAACAATTTAATATAACATATTTTACTTAGAGTTCCAGCTCGGCTCCCGAAGGAGTCGGAGCAAGTTTTTAACTTTCTGATCGCTACATAACGAACCCGAACCAAGGCCATCCCGGAAGGGATGGTCAGGTTCAGGTTGTTGTGTGGCGATTTTTTATTGCCAAATCCAGCACCGCACCTTGAAAATCGAAAGACCGTCTGCATGGGATACACGGCGATGACCCCGCAAGGGAGAGCCTGGAAACGCCGCCGAGAGGGGGCTGGAAAACCATGCAGGGAGAACGGCTAAACGTTGATTCCTCAGTTACCAGAAAACAATGTGGTCAAATCTGAAACTGACACGACACAACGGACGAGCTGGAGCACACGGCACTTACAACCCCAAGCACAATGACCGCAGTTTCAACCTTGCCAACAGTGAGCACATCGACCCGGAACGAGCCAAGGGCAACATCTACTGGGACTGCTTTCACGGTTTCCGTTCGGCTCTCGACCCACAAGACCCGGATAATCTGGCAGCGACCTTCTCAGATGTGGAACGGCAATTCTATGAGAGCCGCTATTCCAACTTTGTGGAAAGCCAGAACGAGCGCAACGCCAAAATCCGGCACACGGAGCGCAACCGCTCCATTCCCGACCTGTTGTCCAGCCGCAAGACCTGCCCGGAAGAAACTATCTATCAGCTGGGAACAATGGACGACCATGCCCCTGCAGAGGACTTGCTGAACATCGTCACCGAGTTCATTGAGGAGTTCAAGGCCAAGTTTGGCGAACACGTTCACGTGCTGGACTGGGCGCTGCATCTGGATGAAAGCACGCCCCACATCCACGAGCGCCATGTGTTCGACTGTGAGAACAAGTACGGCGAGGTTGCTCCCCAGCAGGAAAAGGCATTGGAAACACTGGGCTTCGAGCTGCCCGACCCGGATAAGCCCCTCAGCCGCCGCAACAACCGCAAAATCACCTTCGATGCCGCCTGTCGAAAGATGCTGTTCGAGATTGCCAAGCGGCACGGGCTGGAATTGGAGGAAGAAGCGGAATACGGTAACCGCAAATATCTGGAAAAACAGGACTTCATCCTCGCCAAGCAGAAGGAGCAACTTGCCGCCCAGCAGAGCAAGCTGAACGAGTTGACCCTGAAAGTTTTGGATATGGAGACCCTGCTGGAGAATGTTTCGACTGCAGCCTATGACAAGGCGGTGGAAATCGTGACAGACGTGGTACGCACCGAAACTCGGAAAGAGGATATGCGGATGATCGAGGACACAAAAAAGTGGGTGCTGTCCCCGGAACGCAAGGCTCCCAAAGCCACGAGGGAATATGCCGCCCACCGTTTGGACACCGTGCTGGACAAGTTCCTCAAGACCATGCAGACCACTGCTGCACGTCTGCAAGAGAAGCTGCTGAAGCCGGAAGTCCGACAGAAGGGTAAGGAGCAGGTCAAGGAGAAAGCACGGGATTCCGTTCTGCACCTGTTGAGCCGTTTGCAGGCGGAACAGGCGCAACGGAAGCCGTCTGCGCCGCCTATTGCCGAGAAATCAGAAACACGAGGTGATGTTTATTGAGCAAAGAAGTCAACGAAGAACGCACTCCCCGAACCGTTGAAGATGTGAAAGAGATGCTGACCAAGCACTCCAATGGAGAGATCCAGCGGACGATCCAAAACTGCATCACGATTCTGCAGAACGACCATGTGCTTGCCGATGCCATCCGGCTGAACCTGTTGAGCGAGCGCATCGACATTGTAAAGCCCGTGGGCTGGCCGAGATCTGGCAAGACGCTGAACGACACCGATATGAAGTATATCCTGCGGCGAATGGAGAAGTACGGCATCTCCAGCGAAAAGAAAATCGAATCCGCCATCCACATCGTAGCCAACGAGAACCGCTACCATCCCATCCGGGACTACCTGAACGGCCTGCAATGGGATGGGACTGAACGGATAGCCCACGTCCTGCACCACTTTCTCGGTGCTGCGGAGGACGAGTACACTTGCGAAGCCATGAAGATCTTCCTGCTGGGAGCCATCAAGCGCGTGTTCCAGCCGGGATGTAAATTTGAAACCATGCTCTGTCTGGTGGGCGGGCAAGGTGCGGGAAAGTCCACCTTTTTTCGGCTGCTGGCAGTCAAGGACGAGTGGTTCTCAGATGACCTGCGTCGGCTGGACGACGACAACGTGTACCGCAAGTTGCAAGGTCACTGGATCATTGAAATGTCGGAGATGATTGCCACCGCCAATGCCAAAAGCATCGAGGAAATCAAGAGTTTTCTCAGCAAACAGAAGGAAACCTATAAAGTCCCCTACGAAACCCATCCTGCCGACCGTCTGCGCCAGTGCGTCTTTGCTGGCACGACCAATCGACAGGATTTTTTGCCCCGTGACCGCACAGGCAACCGCCGCTTCATCCCTGTCCCGGTGGACGCGGAACTGGCCGAAGTCCACATTCTGGACAATGAAGCTGAATCCCGTGCCTATATCGACCAGCTTTGGGCAGAAGCCATGACCATCTACAACAGCGGCAACTACAAGCTGGCGTTCAGTCCCGCCATGCAGGAAACGCTGCAATCCCATCAGCAGGACTTCATGCAGGAGGATGCACAGGCGGGCATGATTTACGCCTTTCTGGAGGACTACACGGGTGACCGGGTGTGTTCCAAGCAGCTCTATGCGGAGGCACTGGGCAACACAAACATCCCGGCAGAGTGGGAGACCCGCGCTATCTGTGAGATCATGAACACGGGAATTTCGCGCGGCGATATACAAGGCTGGCAGGCGCACAAGACTGCCAAGCGTTACCCGGAGTATGGCGTTCAGAAAGGCTGGGAGCGCGTAACCAGCCCCGAAACCGGGGCTGAAAATTTCTCCGAAATAACGGATGCGGAAGCCAAGCAGCTGGGCTTTCCCTTCTGATGAACAGTGGTCACACGTCTGGTTACAGGTTCGGTTACGTTCTAGTTACGGCGAAAAAGCCGCACGACTGCTGCTTTTTCCGTTTTCTGTAACCATGTAACCTTAAAAAGGTAAGAAAAAGTATAAAGCCTACCGAATGCCCTGTGTGCAAAAAAGATAATTTTCCTGCCCGGTTACAGGCGTTCGGTTACAAGGAAACGGAGGTCTGCCTATGAATATGAATCGTCCTGACATGACCGAAGATGTGAAATCTAAAGATTATACGAATAAGTCCTTGCAAAAGGACTCGAACCCGGTTACAATGAAAGCGTCCAAATCCCCTGCCACAGAATCTTCTGACCAGACCAA is part of the Faecalibacterium sp. HTF-F genome and harbors:
- the ttdA gene encoding L(+)-tartrate dehydratase subunit alpha is translated as MNKQEQVQQMTTYMANFVSHIAKVLPDDIIKKLDELGAQEDAPLSKVIYETMKRNQKLAKELNRPSCQDTGVLQFWVKCGVDFPLIGEVEGLLKEAVVKSTFEAPLRHNSVETFDEFNTGLNVGKGTPTVWWDIIPNSDKCEIYAYMAGGGCTLPGKAMVLMPGAGYEGVTKFVMDVMTSYGINACPPLLVGVGVATSVETAALLSKKALMRPLGSHNENERAAYMEKLLEDGINSIGLGPQGMGGKYSVMGVHIENTARHPSAIGVAVNVGCWSHRRGHIIFDKDLNYTIDTHSGVTL
- the ttdB gene encoding L(+)-tartrate dehydratase subunit beta is translated as MLTIKDGKKILTTPVSAEDLKDIHIGDVVYLNGDLTTCRDVAHRRLVEEGRPLPVDVKDAAIFHAGPIIRPLEDDKFEMVSVGPTTSMRMEKFEYEFVQKSGVRVIVGKGGMGPNTERACKEFGAIHCVFPAGNAVVAATEVEEIVEAQWRDLGMPETLWHCHVNEFGPLIVSIDAEGRNLFEENKVIFNQRKDKAVEEICKHVGFIK
- a CDS encoding SLC13 family permease, translated to MSAATITLLFLLFAVVMFVFEKIPLGVTSMIVCIGLVVTGVLDIKTAFAGFIDSNVILFVAMFIVGGALFETGMANKIGGIVTHFARSERSLIVAIMVIVGLMSGVLSNTGTAAVLIPVVIGIAAKSGYARSKLLMPLVFAAAMGGNLSLIGAPGNLIAQSALGEIGMSFGFFEYAIVGLPILAVGILFYATLGMKLLPNHPVSDDDSFGGEQDFSNVPKWKQVLSFVILVLTLLGMIFEKQIGIKLNIIGCIGALALILTGVISEKDALKSIDLKTIFLFGGTLSLASALDKTGAGAEIANIVIGALGKNPSPYVLTLVVFLLCCVMTNFMSNTATTALMVPICLSIAQGMGADPRAVLMACVIGGSCAYATPIGMPANTMVVSAGGYTFKDYAKAGLPLILIATVVSMVILPIAFPFFPQ
- a CDS encoding SLC13 family permease, whose product is MSPLEITLVILLVTIIAFVSGKVPFSVISTGIILALILTGIKTPAEAFGGFINTNVVMFVAMFVIGAGLTKTPLIDKAQSLVIRYKDNMRMLIFLSCVAGAFLGAITSATATAAIMIPLLVGIANDIGVSRSKLLYPSMACANIATQMTFLGQGASNMAWNDVMMQAGAPTPLHIWDFTIARIPMLTIAILYMTFVGYKLMPDIPNEQFSDAAHTASESEKLSPFKRKLAVLIVLVSIAMMLLENVIGVKMYLTSCIGAAALVLTGVLTEREALNSIHQPTIFLFAGVLALSDAIQTTGAGDVVADWMIRLLGDTTNPYIIMLVFFLVPFILTQVMSNLATLTIFIPLVTSACIRMGVDPRAAVVGVITASCVSIMTPMAAPCQIMIIEPGGYTLKDYLKCGTPLALILIVVSVFFLPTLYPFA
- a CDS encoding virulence-associated E family protein; the encoded protein is MLTKHSNGEIQRTIQNCITILQNDHVLADAIRLNLLSERIDIVKPVGWPRSGKTLNDTDMKYILRRMEKYGISSEKKIESAIHIVANENRYHPIRDYLNGLQWDGTERIAHVLHHFLGAAEDEYTCEAMKIFLLGAIKRVFQPGCKFETMLCLVGGQGAGKSTFFRLLAVKDEWFSDDLRRLDDDNVYRKLQGHWIIEMSEMIATANAKSIEEIKSFLSKQKETYKVPYETHPADRLRQCVFAGTTNRQDFLPRDRTGNRRFIPVPVDAELAEVHILDNEAESRAYIDQLWAEAMTIYNSGNYKLAFSPAMQETLQSHQQDFMQEDAQAGMIYAFLEDYTGDRVCSKQLYAEALGNTNIPAEWETRAICEIMNTGISRGDIQGWQAHKTAKRYPEYGVQKGWERVTSPETGAENFSEITDAEAKQLGFPF